Part of the Lolium rigidum isolate FL_2022 chromosome 6, APGP_CSIRO_Lrig_0.1, whole genome shotgun sequence genome, GTTTGAaaaacgcgactgaagatgctgttAGGTGCAACCCTCAAAATCCGTCTTACTCCCTTGCCTCTAGGCTCGATCTTATTGTTGTGCAACCTCTGCCAGATGTCCGATCCTAAGGGTGTACAACGTAGACGAAGTAGATAAACAACAAATACGGAGTCTTGAGAAACATAGGCATGAATATACAGATAATACATAGGGGGAGTGTTGAGAAACTTGGGCTACGTGGGAGGCCCACTTCGGTGGTGACAGACTCCCAAGCCCTGGCTAAGTCTTCCCCACGTTTAATCTTTAATGTTAAGTGGATCTTATCCTTTTATTCCTTTAGCCTATATATAGAAAGAGCTCATATATTGTACGTACAAGTTGATAGAAAGATCAATAAAGATCTCTTTCCAAATTTTTCACGGTATCAATTTACTTCGAAAAAACTAGTTAGGAAAATACGGAGATGAGGCTCTTGGTATACTTTGCTACGTTGCACGAATTGCCTCATTAGAAAACTCATCTGAGAAGAACTCGGTTAAGGTAAAAAAGAGTACAACATCATACCGATTTCACGAACACATCTTTCGAAAATAGATGCCGGTTATGACTTAGTGAATAAATTATCAAGATTTTCGCACGACTTAGTATGCAAGGTCTTTACCTCGTTCATCTTTTGAAATTCATGTGCGTAGGAGACTTGCCGTTTATATGCTTTGTAAGATTTCTCTTCACATAATCTGTCTGGACTTGTGCAACCCAAGCGGCATTATCTTTGTAGATAATGGTTGGGGTTTCTACGGTGTTCAACCCACATGCTAGCTGGATGTGAGCGATCATCCGTCGAAGCGAAACACACTCACGTGATGCTTCATATATTGTTATGATTTACGAGTGGTTCGTTGAAGTTGACACAAGAGTTTGCTTAGACGACTTCCAAGAAACCGCAGTTTCACCACAAAGGAAAACATATCCATTATGCGACTTGGGCGTGTGTGGGTCTGAGAGGTACCCAGCATCAACATAGTCTACGACTGATAGATCTTGATTCTTTCGATAAAACAAGCCAAAATCTTTAGTTCCTTGCAGATATCGGAAGATGTCCTTAACGCCTTTTCAATGTCTCTTGGTAGGCTCAGAACTGTACCTGGCAAGCAAATTGATGGCGCATGCAATATCCGGCCGTTTACAGTATATACATGAGTGCACCAATTACACCAAGTAGGTGAATTCTAGTCCCAAAATTTCCTCCCCCTCTTTTTTAGACATGAACGGGTCCTTGTCTTGCAGCAGGGATTCATTGGAGACGACCCAGCGAGCTCCTCCAAGGCGGCTCGGTGTGCTTTCTGACGCTCGACGTGGCCCTGCGCATGGCGGAGAAGAAGTTCAAGATTGAAGACGACGTCGCTGGTTTCAACCCGGCCAGAAATCGTGACCCGCCCTTAGAGCATTCTAACAAGCCCCTtaaaacccgcccaccccgtaaaattccggcgggatacggggcaggcgcggtttgggccgtctagcaggccccgtattcgggccgacccgtttcggcggaatacgggaccCATGATATCCGCaccgccgccccctacttataccgggcgaaggtgcgagtgaggggttaacccctcactcgcaaccctagctcagcCGTGCGCTGCTATCTCCCCAGttagctccggcgagaaatcccgCGCGCCCTAGCCCCGCATTTCGCCCGCCGGTCAGCATGTACGCACGCCGAAGCAGTAccgcgtcgccggcgagcggatcgaagcgatcccgctcaccGGACACTGTCGAGGAGGCGTGGCGTCTCCAATGCAAGCGGTCCGCCTCcgggagccgccgtgcggcgtgcAGGTACGCCGGTGCCCTGTACGTCCCGCCGAAGCTCCGTGAGTTCGCCGCGGGCGGGCGCTGGTACAAGGAGGACccaccgctcaagccgatgagcggccccgacttcgacaagtggcgcgccgagtgggagcgcaACCGCCGGGCGAAGGCGGCATGGGACGCGCgcatcgggagcaccagcggcagaggagctccgctcgccggcgaggaggaggaggaggaggaggaggaggaggaggaggaggaggaagatcccCTCTTCTTGCAGGCGATAGCAGCgtccctcaaggacgacgccgacaagaagagggcggaggaggaagagaaggcggcggccatcgccgccgtgaaggaggcgcATGCGcgtgaggcggaggcggacgcatacatcgtcgacctctccgactagaagtcgcgatccatttaGGATCGCGCAATTCAGTATGTATATATGTTGATCCGTGTGTATGATTGACTATCTATgaactatgaatatgaacaattttccCGGGATTTTAAATTTACGAATTTACGGgatgaaatacggggtctgctagacggaacgaTCTATCTAGAAGCACTttttttatacggggcgaaatactggtgttttacggggcggaaaagtAAGGGtccgttagacatgctctaaccggGCACACAGTTTGATTGGTTTGGTTTCACGGTTTTCCTGTTTAGGGACCAACTGTTAACAGGCATTTCGTTGTGGATCCACCTCCGTGCCAGGGTTTCGGGCAAAAACCCTAGTTTGATCTTcaaacatggcggtggtgtgacGGATCATGACCCTCTCGAGAACGTTGTCGTGGAGCTCAGGCTTATGTTGCTTACAGAGTTACAGAGTTTGATCTTTCAACGTGAAGCTGTTTCGAGTTTTTCTAGCTTTGCTATGTACCTCAATGTTGGAAGGTCGGTTTGGCTAGCCACGCACGGGCGAATCTTTGTATTCCTTTTTGCGGGACGATTCGAAAAACAAAAGTCAAGAGAGGCCACCACATAGACGAAAGCACGCAAccgcaccaaaccctagcccaagGCCGCCCCTCAACTCTTCCTGCGTGCCGGTTCCATGGCGCTGCGCTCTCCCTCCAGCACTCGTCGGCAGGATGAGCCCCTCCGTGATTCGCCGCCGGCGGACTCTCCGCCTCCCACCTCTCAGGTACCTAGTTCCGCTTTCGTTCGATCGATCCACCTATGCTGATGCCTGCAATACGCTGTCCGCCTGCCTTGTTCTGACGAGATCTATCATGTATCACCATGCAAATTAACCAGTAGAGCCCCATCAAGCGATTTTTTATGCTAACAAATTATTTGATGCGCCTTAGCCTTTtcccaagacaataacaaagatgTTGTTTTAATGCAATTTCCTAGTTTAGACCCTTGTTACGAGAGGGTGTTTAATTTGACTAACAACAAGGTTTTAAATAGCGGGCTATAAGCTATACTGCTATAGCGGTAGCTTGGGGAAACAACTACGGCCAATTTTTTGCGGGCTAATGCACCTAGCCGCACTATAGTCAGGCTATATAACGGGCTGTTTAAAACTATGCCCAAAAATTTATTATCTTACCAGGGAGAATGTTGCCACTGAAATGTGTACAGTAAGTGCCGGATTGCAGAAAAGCCTATCTTTCATTTATGTGCTTGAAAAAGTGGTGATAATTAGTTTTTTACTGAAGCAATTTGTAGTGGTTGGGCCACTGGCCCTGGTGCTGGCCTCACACATTGAGGACACAGCGGAGCGGATATGATGAATGGTTAATTCCATGACATGTGGGCTTTTGATTTACTTGGAGGGAATAAGAGTATCTATACTTCTGTTTTACTTTTCCTTTAGTGAAACTTTGTGGTTGTCCCAGCCAATGTCCCTGGTGCACAACGACAACAAGCAGGACCAGAAGGAAGACAACCTCATGATCATGAGCTCCATCAAGAATGTGGAAGAAGAGGCAGCCAAGACAAGGCAGGAGGCGGTGCAACTCAAGAAGAGGCTGGCCGAGCTGGAGCTGGCCATGGTCAACCTCAAGAGAGTGGACATTCCCATTAATGTATGTGTTATAAATTGTACTGTTGTTAAagcatttccaaaaaaaaactcGTGTAAAATAAGTTTCATATAGTAGTGGTTGAACTTTTAAAAGTTTGATAGTATGAATTCTAAAAGTACTACTGGTAGCCAATTAAATCCATCCATGCTCCATCGTTAGCACCCACTGGCATGCATGAATAGCTTTTTAAACTTATGGATTAATATCAATTATTTATCTTACCAGGGTGGATCCAGCCATGGAGCTAAAGCTGATGCTGCTAGGAAAACAAAGGAAGAGGTGGATCAGTTGTTGGTCCAATTAGAAAAGGAGGGATTGGAGATAGATGGAAAGGTAGCTAGTATTATTGATGATGGGATATGGAGAATTAAAGCTGAAGCCGTGAGGTAATTAATTTGAGGCACTACAGCTTATTTGATTTTTTAACCAAATGAAATGATCCTAACATTCATGCATTATGCACATTCTTTTGATAGGGAACCAAAAGGGCGCAATGTGATGGAATCACTGCTCATTCTTGCAGCTTATGTTGTTGGTTTCGTCATTGGTGTGGAATTGCAAGAAAATAAATTCCGTGAGGAGTATGCCAAGATGAAACGTTCTTAGTTAAATAGCCTAAGGCTTGCGAGTGCATTCTGTTTATGGTACTTTGTAAAACCATGTAGGTAATCATAGGAAAACACTGTTGGCTAATTGTGGTATGCAAACCTAAGTTTTCTAGTTCATGCTATACTATGGTTTTTGCCATTTATAATGTAACTCTTGTTTGGTAGCACCATGTCCCTGTTCTAACCTGTGTGGAGCAGGTGCTCCGTTTTGTAATGAAGGTTAACTGGCGTTTAAGGTCTTTTCTTTCCACAACAAAGGGCTGCTGGAGGTACGAGATGTCCCCTAGTTTTTAGGGTTCCCTATTTCCTCTCGCGACGGCTGTGAGAGTTTCCTCTTCCTGGCGGGTGATCGTCGTTCTCTCGGGCTAGGTTCCGCGAGGCACTGTTGGGAATCGATTGAAGTGCTGTTCTGCGAGGTGCTCGGGGAGTTGCATGGCGGGGAAAGTGGATACGGCGCCGGCTCCGCCGCTGCCACCACCGCTCCCGCTGAGATCGGAAGCTGAGTTCAACAGGGATTCGGATAAGAATTCTGAGACGGACAAGACTGGAGGCTTGGGTAGTAGATCTCTTGAAGACGACCTGAAGCATAGATTTGATAGTCTGAACCTATATGGGGAGGAAGAATCCCAGATCTCGATTTCTCGGGTGAGATTGAAGAGTTGATCGGTGATATCCGGTGGCTAGCTATTTTTAGGGTTCATACCCTAAAGCCCTTTAGCCATGCGGCTCTGTTCAAGCAGATGCGCAATGCATGGGCGCCTGCCTAGACGGTGACGTTCAAAGCAAAAGGACACTGGTGGAAAaataggcttccgggaagccccataagtcgcgaaggtaaaggaaccgcgactaatggggtctttagtcgcggttcgtgtggcgaaccgcgaccaaaggcctgggccagggcgcacggtggccagctggtgcacgtggggggttttagtcgcggttggccaggccaaccgcgactaaaggtgcccgaaggcttttagtcgcggttggccaggccaaccgcgactaaagcccctcccctatatatacccatccagcagccaacacttagccatttggtgccattctcttcacaagcttcacaagtgggtgttaggtttgcttttggttcctcttatgcacataaggtgtttgatgaaatgccccaagagcatgaaacaaacatgatatgaagggttggagccacacttgagctttctcatttattttttcctcctcgatcgcggttagcaacttgaacctttgatgtgtcgttgataaaatgtgcatgtgtgtgtagttcattgtttaatttatattgtttgtagctagttagtttaacaaatgcatgatggttaattatatattttatattataataatgcgagatgaatcgacaatggatgtacggtaaccgactctccggcgagttcagtgcgggtttgaaagatttcctcgtagtggccaatgcgaacaagcggggggttttgttatctgtccatgtgttaaatgtaagaatcggaatggttactcttcctcaagagatgttcacatgcacctgcttcggcacggtttcatgccaagctataattgttggaccaagcatggagaaagaggggttataatggaagaagatgaagaaggggatgatttcaatgatgaaagctatcttgctcatttcggtgatactttcatggaggatgctgaaggtgaaggggaaggtgaaggggaaggtgaagaagaggcacgtgatgatcccgttgatgatcttggtcggaccattgccgatgcacggagacgctgcgaaactgaaaaagagagggagaatttggatcgcatgttagaggatcacaggaaggcgccgtacccggatgcgatgatggtccgaaaaagctgggctgcacactcggatttgctgagatggaaggcacaggcaggtgtagctgactcggcatttaaaaacttgctgaaaatgttgaagaatatgtttccaaagaataacgagttgcccgccactacgtacgaagcaaagaaggttgtctcgccctctaggtttagaggttcgaagatacatgcatgcatcaacgaccgcatcctctaccgcggtgaatacgagaatttgaatgaatgcccggtatgcaccgcattgcgttataagatcgaggcgatgaccctggtgacgatgttgagggctagaaacccgggaagagggttcccgccaaggtgatgtggtatgctcctataataccacggttgaaacgtcctgttcaggaacaaagagcatgccaagttgttgcgatggcacaaagaggaccgtaagtcggacggggagttgagacaccccgcagatggaacgcaatggagaaagatcgacgagagagttcaaagattttgcagctgacgcaaggaacataagatttggtctaagtacggatggcatgaatccttttggcgagcgagctccagccatagtacctggcccgtgactctatgcatctacaaccttcctccttggttgtgcatgaagcggaagttcattatgatgccggtgctcatccaaggtccgaagcaacccggcaacgacatcgatgtgtacctaaggccattagttgatgaacttttacagctgtggggcagacctggtgtccgtgtgtgggatgagcacaaagaagaggaatttgacctacgagcgttgcttttcgtaaccatcaacgattggcctgctcttagtaacctttcgggactgtcaaataagggatacaatgcatgcacgcaccgcttacatgagaccgaaagtgtacatttgccaaattgtaagaagaacgtgtaacttgggcatcgtcgatttcttccgaaaggtcatccgagtaagaaagaaaggcaagcattacaacggcaaggcagatcaccggccgaagcctgcggaactacaccggtgccgaggtatttgatatggtcaagggtttgaaagtcatctttggaaagggtcctggcggacaatcggttccgaagggagccgacgggcacgtagccatgtggaagaagaaatctatattccgggagctagaatattggaaagtcctagaagtccgctccgcaatcgacgtgatgcacgttacgaagaatatttgcgtgaacatcctaagcttcttgggcgtgtatgggaagtcaaatgatacaaaggaagcacggcgaggaccagcaaagtttgaaagaccccgatgaccggcatccggaacggtttcaaggtcgtgccggctacgctccgaccaaagaagagaaggtcatcttttttgaatgcccgagcagtatgaaggtcccgtcaggattctcgtccaatataaagggaataataaacatggcggagaaaaagttccaaaacccgaagtctcacgaccgccatgtgattatgacgcaattgcttccgattgctttgaggggctcctgccggaaaatgttcgactgcccattgtgaagctatgtgcattcctcaatgcaatctctcgaaggtaatcaatccgaagttctaccacggttacgtaacgatgtgatccaatgtcttgtcggcttcgagttggtgttcccgccatccttcttcaatattatgacgcacctcctggttcacctagtcgatgagatttccattctcggtcctgtatttctacacaatatgttccccttcgagaggttcatgggaatattaaagaaatatgttcgtaaccgtgctaggccgaaggaagcatcgccaagggctatggaaatgaggaggtaattgagttttgtgttgactttgttcccgaccttaagccgattggtcttcctcaatcgcggcacgaggggagactaagtggaaaaggcacgatcggaaggaaatcaatgatatgtatggacggccattctccgaccgaagcacaccacacgcttccgaccaattccagcttggtggctccgtactttgagaaacacaagaatattttacgctcggacaacccccgggaagctcgaatcctggattaggaaggcccacatggagactttcggcagttggttgagaaaacatttaatgagtgacaataaggttgtagatcagctgtacatgttggccaagacaccatcttcgactataacgactttccaagggtacgaggtaaatgggaatacattttacatgatcgcccaagataaaaagagcaccaaccaaaacagtggtgtccgctttgatgcaaagcaaccgagaatgggcaaaaggtcacatattatggttacatagaggagatatgggaacttgactatggaccctcctttagggtccctttgttccggtgcaaatggttcaagctaacaggaggtggggtaaaggtggaccagcaatacggaatgacaatggtggatttcaacaatcttggttaccttgacgaaccattcgtcctagcgaaagatgtcgctcaggttttctatgtgaaggacgtgagtagcaaaccgaggaaacggaaagataagaaaacgatcagtacatcatgcgatgatccaaagcgccacattgttctttcagggaaaagaaacatcgtgggagtggaggacaagacagacatgtcagaagattataatatgtttgctgaaattccgcccttcaaagtgaacaccgacccaagcattaagttaaatgatgaggatgctccatggatacggcacaatcgtaagcaagcggggacacaagggaagaaatgatgtgtaataatttattgtaccaaactttgttgaatgaatcatgtgaattatattacccgtgatgtgtttggtgtgtccattttcgaatgattcaattgactcgagatagcactgatgatacatgaaatttggagtgactaagttatactcctgcatacatgaaatttggagtgactaagtcatactcctgcatataggaaatttggagtgactaagtcatactcctgcatacatgaaatttggagtgatttagtcatactcctgcctaggcgtataatatgcatactcgtagtcttcatagccgccgccgttgtaccggtagtcgtcgccttctaagttgccggcgtcgtcgtcgctcgctgtcgtcgccgtcgtcgggcggcgctcgtggctcgaaccgagggtagcgcaggcgggggatatcgccggccgtgatgtagtccatgacgctccgcgagtccggccgtaccaccatagccgacggccggcctcgtggaagtttccgggaggcagaccgtcctcctcatacccggcgagcgccctctcacgccgattgatgaagaaggcgtcccaagtatgctcggttatcgggatgccggcggggattcatccgctgctccggcgtgaggtcgaggtagtagtggttcgtgatggccgcccggcgcgcgcacccgagggacgggagggaccggcacgccgccggcgcttaggctccagcccggcagggacgcggtagcccggagggcaagggtagttcgaggcgcaaagctcctccacccgccggtaggttagagtgggtgcggtggaagccatgagagagtgatgagagattgtagagatgtgataatgctggccaagccgggctacatatatgtagtgacaaatggcgggaaaaatggcagcgggaagacaggaggcgggaagaaagtggcgggaagaaagtggcgggaacaaagaggcgggaagaaagaggcgggaagaaagtggcgggaagaaagtggcgggaagaaagaggcgggaagaaagaggcgggaagacaggaggcgggacgaaagtggcgggaagaaagaggcgggaagaaagtggcgggaagaaagaggcggaaagaaagaggcgggaaagaaCTTGCGGGAAGACAGACGGGGAGAACTTATGGGAAGACAGaggtggccgggaagaactggtgggaagcgggGGGCAGGAAGACAGATGAGGGCCCgcgagttttatttttctgaattttttgatatattatatgtatttttaacattttgaatttaattagttttatttttctgaattttttgatatattatttgtattttaaacattttgaattgaattagttttatttttctgaaatttttgatatattatttgtattttatgattttgaaatgaattagttttatttttctgagtttattgatatattatatgtattttaaacattttgaattgaattagttttatttttctgaaatttttgatatattatttgtattttatgattttgaaatgaattagttttatttttctgaatttattgatatattatatgtattttaaacattttgaattgaattagttttatttttttgaaatttttgatatattatttgtattttatgattttgaaatgaattagttttatttttctgagtttattgatatattatatgtattttaaacattttgaattgaattagttttatttttctgaaatttttgatatattatttgtattttatgattttgaaatgaattagttttatttttctgagtttattgatatattatatgtattttaaacattttgaattgaattagttttatttttctgaaatttttgatatattatttgtattttatgattttgaaatgaattagttttatttttctgagtttttctgtatttttaacattttgaaaaacaaaaagtaatttgaaaaatacctttattcgcggttggcctcgccaaccgcgactaaaggtctttgcgCGCGGGAAcggaaaacccggcgaaaaaagcctttagtcgcggctggtctggccaaccgcgactaaagggtgccctttagtcgcggatcgcctccccaaccgcgactaaaggggggtcccTTTATATACGCGCGGGCACGAACGGCCGCGGCACACTCGTCTTCTCCGCCGATCCAACCGCATCTGCAGCGCACCCGAGCCCTCTaccgcgccgtcgccgcgccctctACCGCtgtcgccgcgccgtcgccgcgccctctGCCGTGCTTCTCTCGCCACGCCGCGCCGCCAACCGCCGCGCCTCGTCGTCGTAGCCGTCGGGTACGTgccgcgctgccgccgccacaGTTCACCACCGCGCGCCCGACGACAACAGCGCCGTAAGGACCTGCGCGCGCGCGCTCGTCTCAGATTGCCGCCGCCGCCTGTCGCGCCTCGATCCCGGCcgtccgcgcgccgccgctgccgccgccctcgccgccgcttGGGGCTGCCGTGTCGTCGTCGCTGCAGATGAGAGAGAGACAAAGAACGAGAGAGGAACGAGAGAAGGGCCGTGGCGCCCGGCCATcacacttttttttgttttttttgtttttttaaatttgtaactaaattttttttaattaaaaatgtaactaatgagtttttaaatttttttttgatatactaAGTTTTTAACACGGCATTTCTAAAACTGTGGATGGCATCATTTTAACACGGCATTTCTAAAATTTTAAAAGTTGACGCTCATGAATGGAAGCCCAAATCAATATACATTTTCAGCATTGTCTTTGTTCCGATGAGAAAGCCAAAATATTTCGCAACTAAATATGCTTCGATAATTTCGTTTCCTCAATTGTTGGAATTGTACTAGTTTTTGGACTATATATCAAATGCATTTTGAACTACAACTCTTTTTTTCCAAGAGAGtttctttgtttttttaactTAGCCCCGTATTTATTTTTCATTGAGCAACTCCATGAAACTTGGTAAGTCCATCTAGCCGTGGCAGTTCCGGAGAAGTAGAAACAGAAACAAACGGAACCGGGTCgagaatccaccaccaccaccgccaccgccctcggcaccgccaccgccctttcgccaccgccctttcaccaccgccaccgcgcgcgtATACTGAGGGGggagcgagcccctcgtcgcccccctccgcatacgcgcggtgttttttttgggatcgagatcagggggcggcgagggttatgtgtgtgttgtcctcgcctccctctccgtgacgccgtcgtctaccgccccgtctcgcgctcttccgcgacaccctctcccaccccttccagctcgccggccccctcctttttgccaccgccctttcgccaccgccaccgccccttcttcacttaatta contains:
- the LOC124666393 gene encoding uncharacterized protein LOC124666393 isoform X2, translating into MSPSVIRRRRTLRLPPLSETLWLSQPMSLVHNDNKQDQKEDNLMIMSSIKNVEEEAAKTRQEAVQLKKRLAELELAMVNLKRVDIPINGGSSHGAKADAARKTKEEVDQLLVQLEKEGLEIDGKVASIIDDGIWRIKAEAVREPKGRNVMESLLILAAYVVGFVIGVELQENKFREEYAKMKRS
- the LOC124666393 gene encoding uncharacterized protein LOC124666393 isoform X1 gives rise to the protein MALRSPSSTRRQDEPLRDSPPADSPPPTSQPMSLVHNDNKQDQKEDNLMIMSSIKNVEEEAAKTRQEAVQLKKRLAELELAMVNLKRVDIPINGGSSHGAKADAARKTKEEVDQLLVQLEKEGLEIDGKVASIIDDGIWRIKAEAVREPKGRNVMESLLILAAYVVGFVIGVELQENKFREEYAKMKRS